The following are from one region of the Bacteroidota bacterium genome:
- a CDS encoding septum formation initiator family protein: protein MAIHPKSRTLSPMDDQYYRKTPSRNVVAARLKAIIRHKRTLLAALIVVPVVSFATFSNKGILKRLSLEGDKSAMQAKVQAASQEQRRLQDLSKSLENDPKAIEKVAREKYGMVRDGETVYKVKKEK from the coding sequence TTGGCAATTCACCCAAAATCTCGTACATTATCGCCGATGGACGACCAGTATTACCGTAAGACGCCTTCGAGGAATGTCGTGGCGGCACGCCTCAAGGCGATCATTCGCCACAAGCGCACCCTCCTCGCGGCCCTCATCGTGGTTCCCGTCGTTTCTTTCGCGACATTCAGCAATAAAGGGATTCTGAAGCGCCTCAGCCTCGAGGGGGATAAGAGCGCGATGCAGGCGAAAGTCCAGGCTGCTTCCCAGGAACAACGCCGGTTGCAGGACCTCTCGAAATCGCTCGAGAACGACCCGAAGGCCATCGAAAAGGTCGCGCGCGAAAAGTATGGTATGGTGAGGGACGGCGAAACGGTCTACAAGGTGAAAAAGGAGAAATAA
- a CDS encoding replication-associated recombination protein A: MELFEQQRSAEKSGGAPSSAPLAERVRPNNLDEIIGQEHLLGEGRPLRAFIEQNEIPSIILWGPPGCGKTTIARIIAQQTDFDFHQLNAVSAGVQDVRKVIERAGGNRRLGKRTLLFIDEIHRFNKAQQDALLHSVEDGILTLIGATTENPSFEVIGPLLSRCLVYVLQPLTKEELNRVLDRAIGSDVILKSQKVRLGEKERELLMLLAAGDARIMLNGLESALRLTKPGHGGERAPAVRQIEEAFQRRQPKYDKGGEEHYNIISAFIKSVRGSDPDAAVYWLARMLEGGEDPKFIARRMIILASEDIGNADPHGLVLATSCFTAVDYVGMPEAALILSQAATYLASAPKSNASMRAIKEASDDVHRAANDPVPLHLGNAPTKLMEQMAYGRDYKYSHDFDGHFVEQQYLPDNLKEKIYYRPADIGEEEAIRERLNKQWKGKQR, encoded by the coding sequence ATGGAGCTGTTCGAACAGCAGCGGAGCGCTGAAAAATCCGGCGGAGCCCCTTCCTCGGCCCCCCTCGCTGAGCGCGTCCGCCCCAACAACCTCGATGAAATCATCGGCCAGGAGCACCTCCTGGGCGAGGGGCGTCCTCTCCGGGCGTTCATCGAACAAAACGAAATCCCCTCGATCATCCTCTGGGGCCCTCCCGGTTGCGGGAAGACCACCATCGCGCGGATCATCGCGCAGCAAACCGACTTCGACTTTCACCAGCTCAACGCCGTCTCCGCGGGTGTTCAGGATGTCCGCAAGGTCATCGAGCGGGCGGGGGGGAACAGGCGCCTCGGAAAGCGAACGCTGTTATTCATCGACGAAATCCACCGCTTCAACAAGGCCCAGCAGGACGCCCTCCTGCACAGCGTCGAAGACGGAATCCTGACGCTCATCGGCGCGACGACCGAGAACCCGTCGTTCGAAGTCATCGGGCCGCTCCTCTCCCGCTGCCTTGTTTACGTGCTCCAGCCGCTGACGAAGGAAGAGTTGAACCGGGTGCTCGACCGGGCGATCGGCTCGGACGTGATCCTCAAGAGCCAAAAAGTCCGCCTGGGGGAAAAGGAGCGGGAGCTCCTGATGCTCCTTGCCGCCGGCGACGCGCGCATTATGTTAAACGGCCTCGAGAGCGCTCTCCGTCTGACCAAACCGGGTCACGGGGGCGAGCGCGCGCCTGCGGTCCGGCAGATCGAAGAGGCGTTTCAGAGGAGGCAGCCGAAATACGACAAGGGGGGCGAGGAGCACTACAATATCATCTCGGCCTTCATCAAGAGCGTGCGCGGCAGCGATCCCGACGCGGCGGTCTACTGGCTCGCCCGGATGCTGGAGGGGGGAGAGGACCCGAAATTCATCGCGCGGCGCATGATCATTCTTGCGTCGGAGGATATCGGCAACGCCGATCCGCACGGGCTCGTGCTGGCGACGAGCTGCTTCACGGCAGTGGACTACGTGGGGATGCCCGAGGCGGCTCTCATCCTGTCGCAGGCCGCGACATACCTCGCCTCCGCGCCCAAAAGCAACGCGTCGATGCGCGCGATCAAGGAGGCCTCCGACGACGTCCACCGAGCCGCAAACGACCCGGTGCCCCTCCACCTGGGCAACGCGCCGACGAAACTGATGGAGCAGATGGCATACGGAAGGGACTACAAGTACAGCCATGATTTTGACGGACACTTCGTGGAACAACAGTATCTTCCCGACAATCTGAAGGAGAAGATTTACTATCGCCCCGCCGACATCGGCGAGGAAGAGGCGATCAGGGAGCGGTTGAACAAGCAGTGGAAGGGGAAACAGCGTTGA
- a CDS encoding ROK family protein has product MTEKKTFAIGVDVGGTTIKAGIVDRQGKILEQVSFDTKADKGPRVVMNQIVLTIGQLLESQKKASCLGIGVGIPGMVTPDDGMVRYPPNFADWEEVPVAANLRKVFALPIFIENDANAAAMGEAKAGAGKSFRDFLFVIWGSGVGGGIILDHKIYRGPHGGAGEIGHVSIDYEGLLCNCGSKGCIEAYIGQRYLSKRTKEILQNAPKDAYPSKIYDLVGGNLNKIEPAIISRAAEDGDPTAISILKEAGELLGYGLASALNILDLRIVVIGGGISAVPSFVYTAIQDGLRSRVLKSHKTGVRVLKAELGNTAGIIGAATLAM; this is encoded by the coding sequence TTGACCGAGAAAAAAACGTTCGCCATCGGCGTCGATGTGGGGGGCACGACGATCAAGGCGGGCATCGTGGACCGGCAGGGGAAGATCCTGGAACAGGTTTCGTTCGACACCAAGGCGGACAAGGGTCCCCGCGTGGTCATGAACCAGATCGTCCTGACCATCGGGCAGCTCCTCGAAAGCCAGAAGAAGGCGTCCTGCCTCGGCATCGGCGTGGGAATACCGGGCATGGTGACGCCGGACGACGGCATGGTCCGGTACCCGCCGAACTTCGCCGACTGGGAGGAGGTGCCTGTCGCAGCGAACCTGCGGAAGGTGTTCGCCCTCCCGATCTTCATCGAAAATGACGCTAACGCCGCGGCGATGGGAGAAGCGAAAGCGGGGGCGGGCAAGAGCTTCCGGGATTTTCTGTTCGTGATCTGGGGGAGCGGAGTCGGCGGAGGAATCATCCTCGATCACAAGATCTACCGGGGCCCTCATGGCGGCGCCGGGGAGATCGGCCATGTTTCCATCGACTACGAGGGCCTCCTCTGCAACTGCGGGAGCAAAGGGTGCATCGAGGCCTATATCGGCCAGCGGTATCTATCGAAGCGGACGAAGGAAATCCTCCAGAACGCCCCCAAAGACGCCTACCCCTCGAAGATCTATGACCTTGTCGGCGGGAACCTGAACAAGATCGAGCCCGCGATCATTTCCCGCGCAGCCGAGGACGGCGACCCGACCGCCATCTCGATCCTCAAAGAGGCGGGCGAGCTTCTCGGATACGGGCTGGCGTCTGCGCTCAATATCCTCGACCTGCGGATCGTGGTGATCGGAGGGGGAATCTCGGCAGTCCCTTCGTTCGTCTACACGGCGATCCAGGACGGCCTTCGCTCGCGCGTGTTGAAGTCGCACAAAACCGGAGTCCGCGTCCTCAAGGCCGAGCTGGGCAACACGGCGGGGATCATCGGGGCGGCAACCCTGGCCATGTGA
- a CDS encoding D-alanine--D-alanine ligase family protein yields the protein MAPKLRVGVIFGGRSAEHEVSLVSAASVINALDKTKYEIVPIGISPEGRWLSSPDAVRLLKERGRLEDQPEKILLPDPAEKGLVELGGAHGQRGGYPLDVIFPTLHGTFGEDGTVQGLFELAGIPYVGAGVLGSAAGMDKVVTKQLCEHERIPVSPYLWFLDGEYRAGAKKIVSLIEKKLKYPCFVKPANSGSSVGISKAHNRKELLPAIELAAQYDRKILVEKSIENAREIELSVLGNDDPEASVPGEILSSNEFYDYDAKYVDGKSEAVIPARLPANVANKLKELAIRGFKAIDCAGMARVDFLVVRRTNRIFFNEINTIPGFTSISMYPKLWEASGLSYPRLLDRLIELALERFRVRASLRTKFEPKSHWYKGS from the coding sequence ATGGCGCCCAAACTCAGAGTCGGGGTGATCTTCGGGGGGCGATCGGCAGAGCACGAGGTCTCTCTCGTCTCGGCCGCCTCGGTGATCAACGCCCTCGACAAGACGAAGTATGAAATCGTCCCGATCGGGATCTCCCCCGAGGGCCGGTGGCTTAGTTCTCCGGATGCCGTCCGGCTCCTGAAGGAAAGAGGGCGGCTGGAGGATCAACCCGAAAAGATACTCCTGCCCGATCCGGCGGAGAAGGGGCTGGTGGAGCTCGGCGGCGCGCACGGCCAGAGGGGCGGATACCCGCTCGATGTCATCTTCCCCACGCTTCACGGGACATTCGGCGAGGACGGAACGGTTCAGGGCTTGTTCGAGCTTGCAGGGATTCCGTATGTCGGGGCGGGCGTCCTCGGCTCCGCCGCGGGGATGGACAAAGTCGTCACCAAACAACTCTGCGAGCACGAACGGATCCCCGTTTCGCCCTATCTCTGGTTCCTCGACGGCGAATACCGGGCGGGAGCGAAAAAGATCGTTTCGCTCATCGAGAAGAAACTGAAATACCCCTGCTTCGTGAAACCGGCTAATTCCGGGTCGAGCGTCGGCATCTCGAAAGCCCACAACCGGAAGGAACTCCTCCCGGCGATCGAGCTCGCGGCGCAATACGACCGGAAGATTCTCGTCGAGAAAAGCATCGAAAACGCACGCGAAATCGAATTGAGCGTTCTCGGGAACGACGATCCGGAGGCCTCCGTGCCGGGAGAGATTCTTTCATCCAACGAGTTTTACGACTACGACGCGAAGTACGTCGACGGGAAGTCGGAGGCCGTGATTCCGGCCCGCCTCCCGGCGAACGTGGCGAACAAGCTGAAGGAGCTCGCAATCCGGGGATTCAAGGCGATCGATTGCGCCGGGATGGCCCGCGTCGACTTTCTGGTCGTCAGGAGGACAAACCGGATCTTCTTCAACGAGATCAATACGATTCCGGGTTTTACGTCGATCAGCATGTATCCGAAGCTCTGGGAGGCGTCGGGCCTCTCCTATCCCCGGCTCCTCGACCGGCTCATCGAGCTCGCGCTGGAGCGTTTCCGGGTGCGGGCCTCGCTCAGGACGAAGTTCGAGCCGAAATCCCATTGGTACAAGGGTTCCTGA
- a CDS encoding aspartate-semialdehyde dehydrogenase: MKPINVAVVGASGLVGRKMLDVLEERRFPVAKLRLLASARSAGRMLKYGGKDHPVEELTPASFEGVKVAFFSAGASVSREFAPFAVRSGALVIDNSSEFRMNDDVPLVVPEVNPHDIGNHKGIIANPNCSTIQMVVALKPLHERWKIRRLVIATYQSVTGAGKKAVSQLDSEIAKEMSPERKFPHPIAYNVLPQIDIFFDDGYSREEHKLVNETRKILGDQSIRITATCVRVPVVGGHSEAVNVEFEKPFDVAEVRRVLSATPGICVQDDVSKSVYPMPIWSHEKDEVFVGRIRVDDSIPNGLNLWIVSDNLRKGAATNAVQIAEAWMAQGLSD; the protein is encoded by the coding sequence ATGAAACCTATCAATGTCGCCGTCGTCGGGGCGTCAGGGCTCGTCGGCAGGAAAATGCTCGACGTGCTGGAGGAACGGAGATTCCCCGTGGCGAAGCTTCGCCTGCTCGCCTCCGCCCGGTCAGCGGGCCGCATGCTGAAATACGGCGGGAAGGATCATCCGGTCGAGGAACTCACCCCCGCGAGTTTCGAGGGAGTCAAGGTGGCCTTCTTTTCCGCGGGCGCGTCCGTGAGCAGGGAGTTTGCCCCTTTCGCCGTCCGGTCGGGAGCACTGGTGATCGACAATAGCAGCGAGTTCCGGATGAACGATGATGTCCCCCTTGTCGTCCCCGAGGTGAATCCTCATGACATCGGGAACCACAAAGGGATCATCGCAAACCCCAATTGCTCCACTATTCAGATGGTGGTCGCCCTGAAGCCGCTGCACGAACGGTGGAAGATCCGGCGCCTGGTGATCGCCACGTATCAATCGGTAACTGGCGCCGGGAAAAAGGCCGTGAGCCAGCTCGACTCGGAGATCGCAAAGGAGATGAGCCCGGAACGGAAGTTTCCCCATCCGATCGCCTATAACGTCCTGCCGCAGATCGACATTTTCTTCGACGACGGGTATTCCCGGGAGGAGCACAAGCTGGTGAACGAGACGAGAAAGATTCTCGGGGATCAGTCGATCCGAATCACCGCGACCTGCGTCCGGGTGCCGGTGGTGGGAGGCCACAGCGAGGCGGTCAACGTCGAGTTTGAGAAGCCCTTCGATGTCGCCGAGGTGAGGCGGGTCCTCTCCGCGACCCCGGGAATCTGCGTGCAGGACGATGTCTCGAAGAGCGTCTACCCGATGCCGATCTGGTCGCATGAGAAGGACGAAGTGTTTGTGGGCCGAATCCGCGTCGACGACAGCATACCGAACGGCCTGAACCTCTGGATCGTCTCGGATAACCTCCGCAAGGGCGCCGCGACGAACGCGGTTCAGATTGCCGAGGCCTGGATGGCGCAGGGCCTCTCGGATTGA
- a CDS encoding bifunctional homocysteine S-methyltransferase/methylenetetrahydrofolate reductase, whose translation MKKPFRERILDGPIVGDGAMGTLLDLHGLEELPHEIQNIKNPGVVEQIHREYIEAGSEIIETNTFSANRLRLSQFHLQDQLREINLRGVEIARRAAGDNVYVAGSVGPTGMLLEPIGKIKREQARDSFREQIELLAGAGVDLIMLETFVSVQELDEALAVSKELTDLPVVAQKAFAEDGAILSGSFPIDVINHLIEQGADVVGANCTVGPQRMFTIIRNVHKDGVILSAQPAAGIPTLLNGRSIYHTTPEYLAAYAKELVESGVTLVGACCGSTPEHIRAMATAVKGMKVGRPAPKGPPGVKATVRSEPEPRYYVETSRWSKFSRNVGKKFMTTVELDIPRGLDMASVYEAAQFCYERKVDAVNITEGARARLRMSSIAISSQIQQRVGIEAMCHRATRDHNLIGLQSELLGAHALGIRNILCITGDPAGIGDYPQASSVHDVDAVGLIRAVRSMNNGTDVMGNSIGQPTSFYIACAANPSADDLDQEIDKLERKIEAGADIFFTQPLFEMKTLEVFLKRVAHLRTPVMLGIIPLRGHKHADFLHNEVPGMRIPDKIREAMRTAGPDGPKVGVKLSMDFIREAKPCVAGVYMMPPFQKYHIVDDLLSAM comes from the coding sequence ATGAAGAAGCCCTTTCGTGAGAGAATCCTGGACGGACCCATCGTCGGCGACGGCGCGATGGGGACCCTGCTCGATCTCCACGGGCTGGAAGAGCTTCCCCACGAAATCCAAAATATAAAAAACCCCGGCGTTGTCGAGCAGATACACCGCGAGTATATCGAGGCCGGATCCGAGATCATCGAAACGAACACCTTCTCGGCAAACAGGCTCCGCCTTTCCCAGTTTCACCTCCAGGATCAGCTACGCGAGATCAACCTCCGGGGCGTCGAGATCGCCCGCCGGGCCGCGGGGGACAACGTCTACGTGGCCGGATCGGTCGGCCCGACCGGCATGCTTCTCGAGCCGATCGGCAAAATCAAGAGGGAGCAGGCGAGGGACTCGTTCAGGGAGCAGATCGAGCTCCTCGCGGGAGCGGGCGTCGACCTAATCATGCTCGAAACGTTCGTCAGCGTGCAGGAGCTCGACGAGGCGCTCGCAGTCTCCAAGGAACTGACGGATCTTCCGGTCGTCGCCCAAAAGGCGTTCGCCGAAGACGGAGCCATCCTGAGCGGTTCCTTTCCGATCGACGTCATCAACCACCTGATCGAGCAGGGCGCCGACGTGGTGGGCGCGAACTGCACCGTCGGCCCGCAGCGGATGTTTACGATCATCCGGAACGTCCACAAGGACGGAGTGATCCTTTCCGCCCAGCCCGCCGCGGGGATACCCACGCTGTTGAACGGACGGTCGATCTATCATACGACCCCGGAGTATCTGGCCGCTTACGCCAAGGAGCTCGTCGAGTCGGGCGTAACCCTCGTCGGAGCATGCTGCGGATCGACCCCGGAGCATATTCGTGCGATGGCGACGGCAGTCAAGGGAATGAAGGTGGGGAGACCCGCCCCGAAGGGTCCGCCGGGGGTGAAGGCGACTGTCCGCTCTGAGCCCGAGCCAAGGTACTACGTCGAGACCTCCCGCTGGTCGAAATTTTCCCGCAATGTCGGAAAGAAATTCATGACCACCGTCGAGCTCGACATCCCGCGCGGGCTGGACATGGCTTCGGTCTATGAAGCCGCGCAGTTTTGTTACGAGCGGAAGGTGGACGCAGTCAACATCACCGAAGGCGCGCGCGCAAGGCTCCGGATGAGCTCGATCGCGATCTCGTCCCAGATTCAGCAACGGGTCGGGATCGAGGCGATGTGCCATCGCGCGACCCGCGATCACAACCTGATCGGGCTTCAGTCGGAGCTGCTCGGCGCCCACGCGCTCGGCATCAGGAACATCCTTTGCATCACCGGCGATCCCGCCGGCATCGGAGACTACCCCCAGGCGTCGTCGGTGCACGACGTCGACGCAGTCGGATTGATCCGGGCGGTCCGGTCGATGAACAACGGAACGGACGTCATGGGGAACTCCATCGGCCAGCCGACCTCGTTCTACATCGCATGCGCCGCCAACCCGAGCGCGGACGATCTCGACCAGGAGATCGACAAGCTGGAACGAAAGATCGAAGCGGGCGCTGATATCTTCTTCACCCAACCCCTCTTCGAAATGAAAACTCTTGAAGTCTTCCTGAAGCGCGTCGCTCACCTCAGGACCCCGGTCATGCTCGGCATCATCCCCCTGCGGGGCCATAAGCACGCCGACTTTCTCCACAACGAGGTTCCGGGAATGCGGATCCCCGACAAGATACGGGAGGCGATGCGAACCGCGGGGCCGGATGGCCCGAAAGTCGGAGTGAAGCTTTCGATGGATTTTATCAGGGAGGCGAAACCGTGCGTCGCGGGGGTCTACATGATGCCGCCGTTCCAGAAGTACCACATCGTCGACGACCTTCTCAGCGCGATGTGA
- a CDS encoding TlpA disulfide reductase family protein, translated as MFWGACGTSLAQVPVKKSSARPGSGLSTLPVVEKVGLATLKRILAADSGNVVLLNAWASWCKPCAEEMPGLLKIHRSARGKPLRLILLSTDDSDDLETKVRPALKKFGVDFTTYIMSDSSEDAFISGLSDEWSGALPATFFYDRQGNLAEMKVGERTYSQFKEAVDRLLGR; from the coding sequence TTGTTCTGGGGGGCCTGCGGGACATCGCTTGCGCAGGTCCCGGTTAAGAAATCGTCAGCCCGTCCCGGTTCGGGCCTGAGCACGCTGCCCGTCGTCGAGAAAGTCGGGCTGGCAACCCTGAAGAGAATTCTTGCCGCGGATTCCGGAAATGTCGTGCTCCTGAACGCGTGGGCAAGCTGGTGCAAGCCCTGCGCCGAGGAGATGCCCGGCCTGTTGAAAATCCACCGGTCTGCCCGGGGGAAACCCCTCCGTCTGATCCTCCTCTCCACCGACGACTCCGACGATCTCGAAACGAAGGTGCGCCCCGCGCTCAAGAAGTTCGGCGTGGACTTTACGACCTACATCATGAGCGACAGCAGCGAGGACGCCTTCATTTCGGGATTGAGCGACGAGTGGTCCGGCGCGCTTCCCGCGACGTTCTTTTACGACCGGCAGGGCAATCTCGCCGAGATGAAAGTCGGCGAGCGGACCTACAGCCAATTTAAAGAGGCGGTGGATCGATTGCTCGGGAGGTAA
- a CDS encoding class II aldolase/adducin family protein, with translation MNPDKARTELVDICHRLAARGFVTATDGNVSARLANGNFLTTRTSVNKGMVTPEDIVEVGPDGIPVGAGARPSTELGMHLFIYRRRPDVNAVVHAHPTYATGFAVAREPLTGCIFPEVIVGLGAVPLAEYATPSTPEVAGSLEPYVETADAILLSNHGVVAYGKEPYDAYYKMEKVEHAAHITFVARMLGGEKILSARDVEKLRAISQQSYGLNPSGKPACEPGDNPAADIPSFPDKEIRDAVREMIHRKGG, from the coding sequence ATGAACCCCGACAAAGCCAGAACCGAGCTCGTCGACATCTGCCACCGCCTCGCGGCGCGCGGGTTCGTCACCGCGACCGACGGGAACGTGAGCGCGCGGCTCGCGAACGGAAACTTTCTCACCACGCGGACCTCGGTGAACAAGGGAATGGTGACACCGGAGGATATCGTCGAGGTCGGCCCCGACGGAATCCCCGTCGGCGCGGGCGCCCGGCCTTCGACCGAATTGGGGATGCACTTGTTCATCTACCGCCGCAGGCCCGATGTGAACGCGGTCGTCCATGCTCATCCGACCTACGCGACGGGGTTTGCCGTCGCCCGGGAGCCCCTCACCGGCTGCATCTTTCCCGAGGTGATCGTCGGGCTGGGAGCGGTTCCGCTCGCGGAGTATGCGACTCCTTCGACCCCGGAAGTTGCGGGATCCCTGGAGCCATACGTGGAAACCGCCGATGCGATCCTCCTCTCGAATCATGGGGTGGTGGCCTACGGAAAGGAACCGTACGACGCCTACTATAAAATGGAAAAGGTGGAGCATGCCGCCCATATCACCTTCGTGGCGCGCATGCTCGGGGGCGAAAAGATCCTCTCGGCCCGGGATGTGGAGAAGCTCCGTGCGATCAGCCAGCAGTCGTACGGACTCAACCCTTCGGGCAAGCCCGCATGCGAGCCGGGCGACAATCCGGCCGCGGACATTCCCTCATTCCCCGACAAGGAAATACGCGATGCCGTCAGGGAAATGATCCATAGAAAAGGCGGATAG
- a CDS encoding thioredoxin family protein, producing MKQIIAALFFLSAIAFSADPKSLKIGEDVPSFTLKNYDGKEYSLPKILKQNKLAVLMFMSTECPVSNGYNDRMEQLYEEYSKQGVAVIGINANKEEDMASIAAHAKKHGFKFPILKDERNKVADLYRAQVTPETYVMAPSGKLVYHGRIDDSQKAEKVKSHDLADALTKLLAGKEPAIAQSKAFGCSIKRIVTD from the coding sequence ATGAAACAGATCATTGCTGCCCTGTTCTTCCTCTCCGCGATCGCCTTCTCGGCCGATCCGAAGAGCCTGAAGATCGGGGAGGACGTTCCCTCGTTTACGCTGAAGAATTATGACGGAAAGGAATACAGCCTTCCCAAAATCCTCAAGCAAAACAAACTCGCAGTGCTCATGTTCATGTCCACCGAGTGCCCGGTCTCGAACGGGTACAACGACCGGATGGAGCAGCTCTATGAGGAGTACAGCAAACAGGGAGTCGCTGTCATCGGGATCAACGCGAACAAGGAGGAGGACATGGCCTCGATCGCGGCGCATGCCAAAAAGCACGGGTTCAAGTTTCCGATCCTGAAGGACGAGCGGAATAAAGTGGCCGACCTCTACCGCGCCCAGGTGACGCCGGAGACATACGTGATGGCCCCGTCCGGCAAGCTGGTCTATCATGGCCGGATCGACGACAGCCAGAAAGCGGAGAAGGTGAAGTCCCATGATCTCGCGGACGCGTTGACGAAGCTTCTGGCCGGGAAAGAACCCGCCATCGCGCAGTCAAAGGCATTCGGCTGCTCGATCAAGCGAATCGTGACCGACTAG